In Anolis carolinensis isolate JA03-04 chromosome 4, rAnoCar3.1.pri, whole genome shotgun sequence, the genomic window AAAATTTATTGAGAACCTCACCCAAGAAAAATCCACCAAGGTAGCATTAGATTTTGGCCTGAATTTTATTGTTAGTTCCAGCTAGAGTAAACCCATTGGACAAATATTAAGTGGCTCCACTCTAGTTAGGATTAAACAGAAGGAATACTCTTGCATTTTAAATTGTGGCTGACCAAGTGAATTACAGAAGGTTGAAGTCAAGGTGATTACATTCttattatttcagattttaaaaatgacaaacatATCAGACATGAAAATTACAGATTCTTCACAAGAACACTACTTCTGCTGTAACTACCTTGCAAGAGAGAATATTCCCAAAGGCTGAGAAAGTATCATACAAGGCTTTGTTATCAATAGAATCATCCAGATTCTTAATGAAGATGTTGCCAACGCCTGATTTCCTGAGTCCTGGGTCTCGCTGGGACCACATGATGCGAATGGGCCGACCTTTTATGACTTCAAAATTCATGGTATCCAAGGCCCGCTCAGCTGACAGAAGAAGAACACATTAATTTATACACACGACATAAACAAAAATGGGAAGAACTAATAAATTATGTGTTTGCCTGAACAGTATATGGATTTACTAGAAGTAGAGATGAATCTGCAAATTTTACATCCAAGGAAAAGGAACTAGAAAGCTGGTGTAAGGCGTGAAACTGAAATTCCTTAAATCTGTACAGATAGTTTCCTATAgggcagtaattctcaaccttcctaatgctgcaaccctttaatacagttcctcatgttgtggtgacccccaaccataaaattatttttgttgctacttcgtaACTGACATTTTGATACCATTATGAATTGTAACGTAAATATCTGatttgcaggatgtatttttattcactagaccaaatttggtaTAAATGCCCGATacactcaaatttgaatactggtggggttgggggggatgattttgccatttgggagttgtagttgctgggatttatagttcacctacaatcaaagagccttgaaccccaccaacaatagatttgggccaaacttcctacacagaacccccatgaccaagagaaaatactggtTTCTGGTAACCCTCAGAACCCAACTTGTGACCCTCTCTAGGGGTCCctacccccagattgagaaatgctgctaTAAGGCAACCATgtcatccatacataaaagaaaccatGGTTGTATAGATCTGATGATTGGGTATTTAAAAGTATGCTACCTGAGCAAACATCTCAACTGTTATCATTAATCAAAACAATTAGTAGAGCAACAGTGTAATAATGTTCTTTCTGGTATTGTTCAGATATCAGAACTTGTCAGCAATGCAAGACAGACATGACAGACCAGCAGAATCCAAAATACTTGTATGTGAAAGAGTAATTTGATAGAACTTTCATCAGTATTCAGTGCTGTCATTGCACTCACAGAAGCAATTTGTGTCAGCAGGTGGACTGCATGTACAATTCCACACCATCCTGTCCCATTCCACACCCTAAACTTATTTAAAGTTTGTTCAAAAAGGCTAGGAAAGTCTTTGAAGGAGGTCTTCAGTGCTGGAGAAGGCTGCTGGAGGATAGTTTAAAAATCCTGATATGTCATTTAGGACGTATGTCTTGCAGCATCAATTATGACATGAAAGGTATTGATGCTTTAGCATCTCTCATTATCCAATTATCTTCCAATTTACCTTTTAACAAATTACATAAGAAATAACActgcattttttgtattttgtagaatACAGTATAGATTACATTTGCATGTCAATGTTGTTAGTTCAAATTAGAAGAAAGGCAGAGAATAAATCAGAACTCCTACTTACCATCAGCAGGCTGCTGAAAATTTATATAAGCATAACCTAGAGATCGACGTGTAGCAACATCTCGACAAACTCTGATGGACATGATTGGTCCAGCAGGTGAGAATTTCTCATACAACATAGCTTCAGTCACGTCCGGATGCAAGTCCCCCACATAGAGAGAGGCTAATGGATATCCTGGGCCACTAGCATTCATGGTCAGTCATGAAGTGTAACTTTGGAAGTGAAGCAAAACCTAATTAATTCCATGGAGGATAACAGAGATAATGAGATACAAAAACGGCAGGGTGTGTTATCAAGAAGGGATAGTTCCCATGTAATTTTTGACTGAACCCTCACAGTCAACAGTTCGGAAAGTGTCAACAGTATGGTGAACATAATGAAGCATTAAGGATGAACAGCTGGGATcccttttggcccaagaaatTTTTACGTGACTCCGGTTATGCAGgtacataaataaaatagatataaaagtcAGACATTTCCTGATAACAAATCGCCATttgaaaggcttgctaaacaggctgattttcctttttatgaagtacagctgaagtgtcatctgcagagtccactgtaaatgctACACAATAGATTGGTCTATCTAAAACAGTCACTaggaacctcatcagacaggctaaATTGCCTGTCCTACTGTGGTCCTACTCTACTTGTGCCACAGAGCCGGCCAGCTCCAGCCCATGTCAAACTACTTCTGGTAGGGCTCTGTGCTGCATGCCATGGGAGATTTCCCATGTTGCATAGCCAACAATGGGGGAAGCCAGATGGCAGACAATTCCCCCTGTGGAATGGGGTAAAGGAGAATTCAAGTCTAGGCAGACTGAGagttaagcagagtctggatggccatctgtcagggatgctttgaatgtgtgttcctgcatggcaaggagtaggacttgatggcccttgtggtctcttacaactccatgattctaggaGGGCTGAAAAAAACAGATTCTCAGCATCAGATTGCAGCAGTATGTCTATAGTGAATAGTGCAAGAAGCTTCAGCTGGAAAAGAATGAGATTTGGATCTAGCCAATCTTCCTGTATCAGTATGTGTTTGCTtagagcaaacaagataaacagcAGCTGTCCCAAGAAATAAGTAAATATGAGGATCAAAAAAGAGAGAACAGATAGGCCTGCTTAATTAGCTGTCCTGCATTTTAAAGGAAACATAGCTCTGTAAGTTTGGCCTCCAAAACTGAAGGCTGCTGAGAGAAAAATATTCTTCAgtacattttggaagaagctttaaAGTGGCCTCCAGACAGTTCAAAATGCTTTGTTTACTTATATGAGATTCACTTGACCTGATTTACCCCATTTAACATGTacatattgtttgttttgggtgCAGTTTACTGAAACATGCCGATTtgatctctctctcactctcataTGAACTTCTCCTTGTTTATTCATGTCATTTCTATATCTGGTAGAAAATTATTACAGGAGGAATTCCTGGGAGCAgttactttgttaactgaggtatacctgAACATCTGtaataaattacattattatcTCACCCTGCCTCTAAAGAGAAGTCACTCCCATCTATTTTACATTACCAACAATCCAGTGAAAGACACATTGAAAGACGGTAGCTATTTCAAAGTTAGTGAGCAAGTAGGATTTTTACCTATGTCTATATATCACACTAGCTTTCACTGAGGTCacctggaacaggtacatttcaaagagactaggacacaagtaAAGCTGGAGAAAGGAAACAACTTCAGAAGATTAACTTTACACCAGGACATAGCATAGTTTTCCACCATGCTGCATATTTACTCTAAGATGAAGTCCTCCTAAACAAGTGAGATTTCTGTCCAAGTAAATAAGATCAGGATCACATATAAGAAGATATACAACACAACAACTCTCCAGTCTCTTCACCAATCATCTCCCCCACCCCAAATAATACTCACATGCGGCTTTATCCAAGATCACTAGCAAGGAGCTCAGCTTCCACCCAGGTGCTCTCAAATGTGGAAGTAGCTCTCAGACTTCCTAGGCTCCACCCCCTTCCCTTCAGAGGAGCAGGTGTGGCCACCCAGGACCTGCTTTCACCATATCtagagtttagaaaagttactttcgtagactacaattcccaggatcccccaACCATGCAAGTCACTTGGAGTGCAAAGATATACATAGTTTGTTTCCAGTTGCTGACTATTTCAGCCATGCTATTAAATCATGGCAGAAACTACATGGCTCTCCAAATGTTGTAGAATTGTCACTCCCAACATTCCTTGCTGTTGGCTATTCTGTCTGGGGGCAACAGAATaagtaatccaaaatatctgcagaGATGTCATTTCCTTCCCTCTGCAAAATCCTTCCAAATGAATTTTATCTTCCCCTATAGTCAACTTTTCAATTGAACTCTCAGGTCACTGGTCTCACATCTATTGAGGTCAATTCAATAGTAATAGTAGTGAAGTAGAAAGAATTCAACTCTGGGGAAACAACTCACCTCTCTTTTAAAAATGGGATGGATTGTAGgaccatagagtcatagaattggaagagacctggtgggccatccagtccaaccccctgccaagaagcaagaaaatcgcattcaaagcacccccaacagattgccatccagcctcttcttaaaagcctctaaagaaggagcctccaccacagtctggggcagggagttcctctgctgaacacctctcacagtgaggaagttcttctaatgttcaggtggaatctcctttcctgtagtttgaagccattgttccacgtc contains:
- the pabpc1l gene encoding polyadenylate-binding protein 1-like isoform X2; this encodes MNASGPGYPLASLYVGDLHPDVTEAMLYEKFSPAGPIMSIRVCRDVATRRSLGYAYINFQQPADAERALDTMNFEVIKGRPIRIMWSQRDPGLRKSGVGNIFIKNLDDSIDNKALYDTFSAFGNILSCKVVCDENGSRGYGFVHFETHEAANRAIATMNGMLLNDRKVFVGNFKSRREREAEYGAKAMEFTNVYIKNFGEEMSNERLQETFSIFGC